The Microcoleus sp. FACHB-68 genome includes a region encoding these proteins:
- a CDS encoding APC family permease encodes MSFYFQLKRWLVGDPLPTSASEEERLSNAAGLAVLASDALSSVAYATEEILLVLIAAGSAALTWSLPIAGAIVLLLVVVVLSYQQTIRAYPKGGGSYIVARENLGLVPGLIAAGSLMIDYILTVTVSISAGTAALTSAFPTLKPYTELLCLIFIFLLMVANLRGVRASGQLFVIPTYTFVVSIGLLILVGLFNQFTGRITNTETVIQATEGISLFLVLRAFSAGCAALTGVEAISDGILAFKPPEWKNARITLGYMGVLLAFMFLGITYLAHAYHIVPHEGETAVSLLSREILGRGPLYYFLQTTTLLILLLAANTSFADFPRLCYFLARDGFLPRQLALLGDRLVYSNGIILLSVCAGILVLIFRGNTSAIIPLYAVGVFTSFTLSQAGMVVHWFKERSAGWQFSAVMNSLGALTTAVVLGVIVLTKFLLGAWVVVVAIPIVMGLFLAIRRHYGYVARRLRSRQLRPIPNPRPKGAIAFNPAIVLVGNVHRGSLEALEYACSIADEIVAIHVDVGTTQREELLEDWKLLQTNIPLIILDSPYRSAISPIVEFVHKFEDCHPDVFSTVILPTFVPRNWWEELLHNQTAFFLRAALRANRSGVIVSTVRFYL; translated from the coding sequence ATGTCCTTCTACTTTCAACTCAAACGATGGTTAGTCGGCGATCCTTTACCGACGAGTGCTTCTGAGGAAGAACGCTTGAGTAACGCTGCCGGCTTGGCGGTGCTTGCCTCGGATGCGCTTTCCTCCGTGGCTTATGCGACTGAGGAGATTCTTTTGGTGCTGATCGCAGCTGGCAGTGCAGCGCTGACTTGGTCTTTGCCCATTGCCGGTGCGATCGTGCTGCTGCTTGTGGTAGTGGTGCTGTCCTACCAGCAAACGATTCGCGCCTATCCCAAAGGCGGTGGTTCTTACATCGTGGCGCGGGAAAATTTAGGACTGGTGCCAGGATTGATTGCCGCCGGCTCACTGATGATTGATTATATCTTGACGGTAACCGTCAGTATCTCTGCCGGCACGGCTGCCCTCACCTCAGCATTTCCTACGTTGAAACCTTACACAGAATTACTGTGTCTGATTTTCATTTTCTTACTAATGGTCGCCAATCTACGAGGTGTCAGGGCATCAGGCCAATTATTTGTAATTCCCACTTACACCTTTGTCGTCTCTATTGGATTACTCATTCTTGTAGGTTTGTTTAACCAATTTACGGGCCGAATTACGAATACCGAGACTGTCATTCAAGCAACGGAAGGCATTAGTTTATTTTTAGTTTTGCGAGCATTTTCAGCCGGCTGTGCCGCACTCACCGGCGTAGAAGCAATCTCAGATGGCATCTTAGCCTTTAAACCCCCAGAGTGGAAAAATGCCCGCATTACTTTGGGCTACATGGGCGTGCTTTTGGCATTCATGTTTCTAGGCATTACTTATCTTGCCCACGCTTATCATATTGTCCCGCACGAGGGAGAAACAGCGGTTTCTCTATTGAGTCGCGAGATTTTGGGCCGTGGGCCGCTATATTACTTCTTGCAAACTACAACGCTGCTGATCTTACTATTGGCAGCAAATACTAGCTTCGCTGACTTTCCTCGGTTATGTTATTTCCTCGCCCGTGATGGATTTTTACCTCGGCAATTAGCCCTTTTAGGCGATCGCTTGGTGTACTCTAATGGCATCATTTTACTGAGCGTTTGTGCCGGCATTTTAGTTCTAATTTTCAGAGGAAATACCAGCGCAATCATTCCCCTGTATGCAGTTGGCGTGTTCACGTCTTTTACCCTCTCACAAGCCGGCATGGTTGTTCACTGGTTTAAAGAGCGGTCTGCCGGTTGGCAATTCAGTGCTGTGATGAACAGTTTAGGCGCTTTAACAACGGCAGTTGTTCTCGGCGTGATTGTACTCACAAAGTTCCTTTTAGGCGCTTGGGTTGTGGTGGTGGCAATTCCAATCGTTATGGGCTTATTTTTAGCAATTCGGCGTCACTATGGATACGTGGCAAGGCGTCTGCGGTCGCGTCAGTTGCGGCCTATTCCTAACCCTAGACCGAAAGGTGCTATCGCTTTTAATCCAGCGATTGTGTTAGTAGGAAATGTACATCGCGGCTCGTTAGAAGCCTTGGAATATGCCTGTAGCATTGCTGATGAGATTGTGGCGATTCATGTTGATGTTGGGACGACACAGCGAGAGGAACTGTTGGAAGACTGGAAACTCCTACAAACTAATATTCCACTGATCATTTTGGATTCGCCTTACCGCAGTGCAATTTCGCCGATTGTCGAATTTGTCCATAAATTTGAAGATTGCCATCCAGACGTTTTTTCCACAGTGATTCTTCCCACATTTGTCCCCCGTAATTGGTGGGAGGAGCTTTTGCACAATCAAACAGCTTTTTTCTTAAGAGCAGCCTTGCGTGCTAACCGCAGCGGTGTGATTGTCTCTACCGTGCGATTTTATCTGTAA
- a CDS encoding NAD(P)H-quinone oxidoreductase subunit 4, translated as MNLADFPWLTFIILFPITAALLLPVIPDKDGKTVRWYALIVGLIDLAVTVYAFYSQYDLSNPELQLVESYAWVPQLDLNWSVGADGLSMPLILLTAFITTLAILAAWPVTLKPKLFYFLMLAMYGGQIAVFAVQDMLLFFLVWELELVPVYLILAIWGGKKRQYAATKFILYTAGGSLFILLAALTMAFYGDTVTFDMRAIANKDYAMNLQLWLYGGFLIAYGVKLPIFPLHTWLPDAHGEATAPAHMLLAGILLKMGGYALFRMNAGMLPDAHAVFAPVLVILGVVNIIYAALTSFAQRNLKRKIAYSSISHMGFVLIGLGSFTDLGTSGAMLQMVSHGLIGASLFFMVGATYDRTHTLMLDEMGGVGQKMRKVFAMWTACSLASLALPGMSGFVAELMVFVGFATSDAYSSTFKVIVVFLAAVGVILTPIYLLSMLREIFYGPENKELVSHEVLVDAEPREVFIIASLLVPIIGIGLYPKILTQVYDATIVQLTARLRDSVPTLAQKPHSKPVALQPAPLADLPVLVAPVIGGS; from the coding sequence ATGAATTTAGCTGATTTTCCCTGGCTCACATTTATCATCTTGTTTCCAATCACGGCAGCGCTGCTGCTTCCCGTGATCCCGGACAAAGATGGTAAAACGGTGAGATGGTACGCCCTGATTGTGGGGCTGATTGATTTAGCCGTAACGGTTTACGCTTTCTACAGCCAGTACGATTTGAGCAATCCTGAGTTGCAACTGGTAGAAAGCTATGCTTGGGTGCCGCAACTCGATTTGAATTGGTCGGTGGGTGCCGATGGGCTGTCAATGCCGCTGATTTTGTTGACTGCCTTTATTACAACCCTGGCAATTCTCGCCGCTTGGCCGGTGACGCTGAAGCCGAAGCTGTTTTATTTCCTGATGCTGGCCATGTATGGGGGCCAGATTGCGGTGTTTGCCGTTCAGGATATGCTGCTGTTTTTCCTAGTTTGGGAACTGGAATTGGTGCCGGTTTACCTAATTCTGGCGATTTGGGGCGGCAAGAAGCGGCAATATGCGGCAACGAAGTTTATTCTCTACACGGCGGGGGGTTCGCTGTTTATCCTGTTGGCAGCCTTAACGATGGCGTTTTACGGGGATACCGTAACGTTTGATATGCGGGCGATTGCCAACAAAGATTACGCCATGAACCTGCAGTTGTGGCTTTATGGGGGCTTCTTAATCGCCTACGGGGTAAAGCTGCCAATTTTTCCGCTGCACACTTGGCTGCCTGACGCCCACGGGGAGGCGACGGCACCGGCACATATGTTGCTTGCCGGCATTCTGTTGAAAATGGGCGGTTATGCGCTGTTTCGCATGAATGCCGGGATGCTTCCAGATGCTCATGCGGTGTTTGCGCCGGTGCTGGTGATTCTGGGGGTTGTCAATATTATCTATGCCGCCCTGACTTCCTTTGCCCAGCGAAACTTAAAACGCAAGATTGCTTACTCTTCGATTTCCCACATGGGGTTTGTTCTGATTGGGCTAGGTTCTTTTACCGACCTAGGAACGAGTGGGGCAATGCTGCAAATGGTTTCCCACGGGCTAATTGGGGCAAGTCTCTTCTTTATGGTGGGAGCCACCTATGACCGAACGCACACCCTGATGCTAGATGAAATGGGGGGCGTTGGGCAGAAGATGCGGAAGGTTTTCGCGATGTGGACGGCTTGTTCTCTGGCGTCTTTAGCACTGCCAGGGATGAGCGGTTTTGTGGCGGAGTTGATGGTATTTGTAGGCTTTGCAACCAGTGATGCCTATAGCTCAACGTTTAAGGTGATCGTGGTATTTTTGGCAGCGGTTGGGGTGATTCTAACTCCGATTTACTTGCTGTCGATGCTGCGTGAGATTTTCTACGGCCCAGAAAATAAAGAACTCGTCAGCCACGAGGTTTTGGTGGATGCGGAACCGCGAGAAGTGTTTATCATTGCTTCTCTGTTGGTGCCGATTATTGGGATTGGTTTATATCCCAAGATTCTGACTCAGGTTTATGATGCAACGATCGTGCAGCTAACGGCGCGACTGAGAGATTCGGTGCCAACGCTAGCGCAGAAGCCGCATTCTAAGCCGGTGGCGCTACAACCGGCACCCTTAGCGGATCTGCCGGTGCTTGTTGCCCCGGTGATTGGCGGAAGTTAG
- a CDS encoding NAD(P)H-quinone oxidoreductase subunit 5 codes for MEPIYQYAWVIPVLPLLGAMVVGLGLISFNGLTNRLRQLNAVFIVSLLGAAMVFSFALLWSQIQGHEPYLYTLEWAAAGDFHLRMGYTIDPLTSLMLVIVTTVAFLVMVYTDGYMAHDPGYVRFYAYLSLFSSSMLGLVVSPNLVQVYIFWELVGMCSYLLIGFWYDRKAAADACQKAFVTNRVGDFGLLLGILALYWSTGSFEFNEIGARLQDLVQSGALSGGLAALFAILVFLGPVAKSAQFPLQVWLPDAMEGPTPISALIHAATMVAAGVFLIARMYPVFEGVPVAMDVIAYTGAFTAFLGATIAITQNDIKKGLAYSTISQLGYMVMAMGVGAYGAGLFHLMTHAYFKAMLFLCSGSVIHGMEGVVGHDAVLAQDMRLMGGLRKHMPVTATTFLIGTLAICGIPPFAGFWSKDEILGSTFAVNPFLWGVGWVTAGITAFYMFRMYFSTFEGKFRGNDQQIRNQLLAESGKELQPAFGPGAMNPKELEHDSDPHAHHGHSEFPHESPLTMTFPLMALAVPSVLIGLLGTPFANYFEEFIHPPTVMAAVEALHGTPALEHAEEFNLNEFLIMGGSSVGIALIGITLASLMYLSRKIDPAAIAKTIQPLYKLSLNKWYFDNIYDFLFVKGSRRLARQVMEVDYRVVDGAVNLTGLITVLSGEGLKYFETGRAQFYALIVFGAVLGIVIVFGVS; via the coding sequence ATGGAACCAATCTATCAGTATGCCTGGGTGATTCCAGTCCTGCCTCTATTAGGGGCAATGGTGGTTGGCCTGGGCTTAATTTCTTTTAATGGGTTAACCAACCGTCTGCGGCAGTTGAATGCTGTGTTTATAGTCTCCTTGCTAGGAGCAGCAATGGTTTTTTCCTTTGCGCTGCTCTGGAGTCAAATTCAAGGTCATGAACCCTATCTCTATACCTTGGAATGGGCTGCAGCGGGAGATTTCCACCTGCGGATGGGCTACACGATTGACCCCCTGACCTCTCTGATGTTGGTCATCGTGACAACCGTAGCCTTTTTGGTAATGGTTTATACAGATGGCTACATGGCTCACGATCCGGGGTATGTGCGCTTCTACGCATACCTGAGCTTGTTTAGCTCCTCGATGTTGGGTCTGGTGGTTAGCCCAAATCTGGTACAAGTTTATATTTTCTGGGAACTGGTCGGTATGTGTTCATACCTGCTGATCGGGTTCTGGTATGACCGAAAAGCGGCGGCGGATGCTTGCCAGAAGGCGTTTGTCACAAACCGCGTGGGTGACTTTGGTTTGCTGCTGGGAATTCTGGCACTCTATTGGAGCACCGGCAGCTTTGAATTCAACGAGATCGGTGCACGATTGCAAGATTTGGTGCAGTCTGGTGCCTTAAGTGGTGGTTTGGCTGCCTTATTTGCAATTCTGGTCTTTTTAGGGCCGGTCGCCAAATCAGCGCAATTTCCCCTGCAAGTCTGGCTGCCAGACGCAATGGAAGGCCCAACACCCATTTCAGCCTTGATTCACGCCGCAACAATGGTTGCAGCCGGCGTCTTTTTGATCGCCCGGATGTACCCAGTGTTTGAAGGCGTGCCGGTGGCAATGGATGTAATCGCTTACACCGGCGCTTTCACAGCCTTTTTAGGGGCGACGATTGCGATTACTCAAAACGACATTAAAAAAGGCTTAGCTTACTCAACCATCTCCCAGCTCGGCTATATGGTGATGGCAATGGGAGTGGGAGCTTATGGAGCCGGCTTGTTTCACCTAATGACCCACGCTTACTTCAAAGCCATGCTGTTCCTGTGCTCTGGCTCAGTAATTCACGGCATGGAAGGCGTTGTGGGTCATGATGCCGTCTTGGCGCAGGATATGCGCCTGATGGGAGGTTTGCGGAAACATATGCCGGTGACAGCCACCACCTTTTTGATTGGAACCTTGGCGATCTGCGGGATTCCGCCATTTGCCGGCTTCTGGTCTAAGGATGAAATCTTAGGTTCTACCTTTGCCGTAAATCCATTTCTGTGGGGCGTTGGCTGGGTGACTGCCGGCATTACCGCCTTCTATATGTTCCGGATGTATTTCTCGACATTTGAAGGGAAATTCCGGGGTAATGATCAGCAGATTCGCAACCAGTTGCTTGCAGAAAGCGGCAAAGAACTGCAGCCGGCTTTTGGGCCAGGAGCGATGAACCCCAAGGAATTGGAACATGACAGCGACCCTCATGCCCATCACGGTCATAGTGAATTTCCTCACGAGTCACCGCTAACGATGACGTTCCCCCTGATGGCGTTGGCAGTGCCTTCTGTCCTGATTGGTTTGCTGGGAACTCCCTTTGCAAATTACTTTGAGGAGTTTATCCATCCCCCAACCGTCATGGCGGCTGTGGAAGCATTGCATGGAACACCGGCACTCGAACACGCAGAGGAATTCAATTTAAACGAATTCCTGATCATGGGCGGCAGTTCTGTCGGGATTGCTTTGATTGGCATCACCCTCGCTTCTCTGATGTATCTGAGTCGCAAGATTGACCCCGCAGCAATCGCCAAAACAATCCAACCACTCTACAAGCTGTCGCTCAACAAGTGGTATTTCGATAACATCTACGATTTCCTCTTCGTCAAAGGTAGCCGCCGGTTAGCGCGGCAAGTGATGGAAGTGGACTATCGAGTTGTTGATGGTGCTGTGAACCTCACAGGTTTAATTACAGTATTGAGTGGCGAAGGGCTGAAATACTTTGAAACGGGCCGCGCTCAATTCTACGCCCTGATAGTATTTGGGGCTGTTTTAGGAATCGTGATTGTCTTTGGAGTAAGTTGA
- a CDS encoding thioredoxin family protein produces the protein MLLSTISERAFTQEVLESSTPVLVHFWAPWCGLCRMINPILMRYQAEWGDHLKIVGFNADESLKVANTYRLTTLPTLILFEEGKVRHRLDGFNGRDDLRMALEAIALNYAKHSKTLCLQPAQERHPYSA, from the coding sequence ATGCTGCTGTCAACTATTAGTGAGCGGGCGTTTACACAAGAAGTTTTAGAATCTTCCACTCCTGTTTTAGTTCATTTTTGGGCACCCTGGTGCGGCCTGTGCCGAATGATTAACCCCATCTTGATGCGCTATCAGGCAGAGTGGGGCGATCACCTCAAAATTGTTGGATTTAATGCTGACGAAAGTTTAAAAGTAGCAAACACTTACCGACTTACGACTTTGCCGACGTTGATCCTGTTTGAAGAAGGCAAAGTGCGGCATCGACTCGATGGTTTTAACGGACGAGACGATCTGCGGATGGCGCTAGAAGCGATCGCCCTCAACTACGCAAAACATTCTAAAACCCTTTGTCTGCAGCCGGCACAGGAGCGCCATCCTTATTCTGCCTAG
- a CDS encoding NnrU family protein, with amino-acid sequence MSFNGLTTSHLIMLGLLLGFAIAHSGLAGLRPWGEKRLGARLYRVLFALVSLPLAVVLIVYFFNHRYDGWQLWQVQGVRGVQPAVWVLSAISFFFLYPATFNLLEIAAVTKPQVHLYETGIIRVTRHPQMVGQIIWCIAHTLWIGTSFTLVTSIGLILHHIFGVWHGDRRLASRYGDAFEAVKSRTSITPFLAILQGRQTFEWREFVRPSYLGVTGFILLLWWAHPLLIRVTASAGW; translated from the coding sequence ATGTCTTTTAATGGGCTAACGACGAGCCATTTGATCATGCTGGGACTGCTGCTGGGTTTTGCGATCGCTCACAGCGGTTTAGCCGGCTTGCGTCCTTGGGGAGAAAAACGCCTAGGGGCGAGGCTTTACCGCGTCTTGTTCGCCCTGGTGAGCTTGCCTTTAGCCGTGGTGCTAATTGTCTATTTCTTTAATCATCGATATGACGGCTGGCAGTTGTGGCAGGTGCAGGGAGTCAGAGGAGTGCAGCCGGCAGTATGGGTACTCTCGGCAATTTCTTTCTTTTTTCTCTACCCAGCAACCTTTAACCTCTTAGAAATCGCAGCGGTGACTAAGCCCCAAGTTCACCTCTACGAAACCGGCATCATCCGCGTCACCAGGCACCCCCAGATGGTAGGACAGATCATTTGGTGTATTGCCCACACACTCTGGATCGGCACCTCTTTTACCCTCGTCACTTCCATCGGTTTGATCCTGCACCATATCTTTGGAGTGTGGCATGGGGATCGCCGGCTTGCCAGTCGTTACGGAGACGCGTTTGAAGCCGTTAAATCTCGCACTTCGATTACCCCCTTTTTAGCGATTCTCCAAGGCCGGCAAACCTTTGAGTGGCGGGAGTTTGTCCGTCCGTCGTACCTAGGCGTCACCGGCTTCATCCTGCTGCTATGGTGGGCGCATCCCCTGTTAATCCGAGTAACAGCCAGTGCCGGCTGGTAA